The Candidatus Methylomirabilota bacterium genome includes the window TCGCCGCCCGCGCGCACATCGTGCTGCTATCGGCGCGGGGCGTGGCCATCGCCGAGATCATGCGGCGCCTCGGGGTGTCGCGGCCGACCGTCGCGACGTGGCTCGCCCGGTTCGAACGGAAGGGGCCGCCGGGTCTGCTGACGCGCGCCCGTCCCGGTCGTCCCCGCAAGCTGACGCCCGAGGTTCAACGGCAGATCGGCGTGGTGGCCACCGCCCGACCGCGCGACGTCGGGCGTGATGGCGCGACCTGGACTCTGGCCGAGCTCAGAGACTACCTCGTCGGGAGCGGGCACGTTCCGTCGTTGTCGCTGGAGTCGCTGCGGACCACGCTTCGACGCTGGCGTCTCACCGTCAAGACCGTTCCAACAGGGACGACCCGGAAAGGGACGACGATGATCCCTGGGGCTTTCGACTACCACACCCCGAGCTCCCTCGCTGAGGCGATGCGCCTCCTGGTCAGGCTGGGCGAGGAGGCCAAGATCCTCTCGGGAGGACAGAGCCTCATCCCGCTCATGAAGCTCCGACTCGCCCGTCCGCGTCACCTCATCGACATCAATGGGATCCCCGGGCTTGCGTATATCCGGGAGCGCGATGGCGTCTTGGAGATCGGCGCGCTGACACGCGAGTCGGACCTCGAGGAGTCGGAGCTCATCCGGACTCGATATCCGCTCCTCTACGACACCTGCCGGGTCATCGCCGATCCTCTCGTCCGAAACCTGGCCACCGTCGGGGGCAACCTGGCCCACGGCGACCCCGCGAACGATCATCCCGCGACGATGATCGCCTATGGAGCCGAGGTGGCGGCGGTCGGCAGCAAGGGCGAGCGGCGCCTCCCGATCGCCGGGTTCTTCACCGGCCCCTTCACGACCGCCCTCACGGGCGACGAGATCCTGACCGAAATCCGGGTCCCCATCCCGCCCCCGCGGAGCGGCGGGGCCTACCTGAAGCTCGAGCGCAAGGTCGGGGACTTCGCGACGGCCGCCGTCGCGGTCCAGGTTGCGCTCAGCGCGAGCGGCACGTGCGAGCGGGCGGGAATCGGGCTCACCAACGTCGGCCTGACGCCGATCAGGGCCGACAGGGCCGAGGCACTCCTGGCGGGCAAGCGCCTGGAGGAGGCAACGATCAAGCAGGCGGCCCAGCTCGCCGCCGAGCAGTCCCAGCCCAGCGCAGATTTGAGAGGCTCGGTCGAGTACAAGCGCGATCTCGTCAGAGTGCTGACGGCTCGAGCGCTGCGCAAGGCTCTCGAGCGCGCGAACGCCGGGAGGTGAGGTCCATGCTGGTCAAGGTCCAGATCAACGGCGAGAAGCACGAAGCCGACGTGGAGCCGCGGCTCCTGCTGGTCCACCTGATCCGAGACGTCTTCCGGCTGACCGGCACCCACATCGGATGCGACACGACCCATTGCGGCGCCTGCACGGTCCTCCTCGACGGCCGACCGGTGAAGTCGTGCACCGTCTTCGGGATCCAGGCCCACAACCGGGAAATCATGACCGTGGAAGGCCTGGAGCAGGACGGCAAGCTCCATCCGCTGCAGGAAGGCTTCATGGAGGAGCACGGGCTCCAGTGCGGCTACTGCACGCCGGGCATGCTGATGACCAGCTACGCCTTTCTCCGTAAGCACCCGCGGTCGACCGAGGACGAGATCCGCCAGGCGATCTCCGGCAACCTCTGCCGGTGCACGGGCTACGTCAACATCGTCAAGGCGATCCAATACGCGGCGGCGAAGCTCCAGAATGGAGGCGCGTGATGGCGCTGAGAACCTCGCCCGCGATCGGGGGCATGGGACACTCGGTGAAGCGCAAGGAAGACCCGCGCTTCATCCGCGGCAAGGGCACTTACGTCGACGACGTCCAGCTCCCGGGCATGCTCTACCTCGACATCGTGCGCACTCCCTTCGCGCACGCCAAGATCACCAAGATCGACTCGTCCAAGGCCCTGGGCGTTCCCGGCGTGCTCACCGTCATCACCGGTCAGGACCTGGCCAAATACAACCTGCACTGGATGCCGACGCTGATGTCGGACACTCAGATGGTGCTCCCGGTCGAGAAGGTGATGTACCAGGCGCAGGAGGTGGCGGCGGTCCTGGCCACCAGCCGGTACGCGGCCGCCGACGGCGTCGACGCCGTGCACGTCGAGTACGAGCCGCTTCCCGTCGTCATCGATCCCCGAAAGGCGCTGGAGCCCGGCGCCCCCGTGCTCCGCACGGACAAGAAGGACAAGAAGGACAACCACATCTGGCACTGGGAGTGGGGCGATCGCGCCGCCACCGACCGCGCCTTCCGCGAGGCCGAGGTGACCGTGAAGCAGGACATCTACATCCCGCGGATCCACGTGGCCTCCATCGAGACGTGCGGCTGCGTCGCCCAGTTCGACAAGGTGAACGGCAAGCTGACGGTGTGGATGACGACCCAGGCGCCCCACGCGATTCGCACCGTCTTCGCCCTGGTGGCCGGCCACGTCGGGCTGGCCGAGCACAAGATCCGTATCATCTCGCCGGACATCGGCGGCGGCTTCGGGGGCAAGGTCCCGGTCTACCCGGGCTACGTGATCGCGGTGGCGGCGTCGGTGCTGACGGGCAAGCCGGTCAAGTGGATCGAGGACCGGATGGAGAACCTTCAGGCCGACTCCTTCGCCCGCGACTACCACATCACGGCCGAGCTGGCGGCGCGAAAGGACGGCAAGCTGACCGCGCTCAGGATCAAGACCATCGCCGACCACGGCTACACCGACGCGGCGGCGAACCCCTCCAAGTTCCCGGCCGGACTCTTCCACATCTGCACGGGGTCCTACGACCTTCAGGCCGCCCACGTCGAGGTGGACGGCGTCTACACCAACAAGCCACCGGGCGGGATCGCCTATCGCTGCTCGTTCCGCGTCACCGAAGCCGTCCATACGATTGAGCGGGTGGCCGACCTCATGGCCCACCAGCTCGGCATGGATGCGGCCGAATTCCGGCTCAAGAACTTCATCAAGCCCGATCAGTTCCCGTACAAGTCGGCGCTCGGATGGGAATACGACAGCGGCGACTACGCCGCCGCCCTCCGCAAGGCGATGGACAAGATCGGCTATGCCGAGCTGCGGCGGGAGCAAGCGGAGCGGCGCCGGCGGGGCGAGCTGATGGGGATCGGCATCTCGAGCTTCACCGAGATCGTCGGGGCGGGGCCGTCCAAGCACTTCGACATCCTGGGGCTCAAGATGTTCGACTCCTGCGAGATCCGGATCCACCCGACCGGCAAAGCCATCGCGAGGTTCGGGACCAAGTCGCAGGGACAGGGGCACGAGACCACCTATGCCCAGATCCTCGCCGAGGAGCTGGGCATCCCGGTGGCCGACATCCAGGTCGAGGAAGGCGACACCGACACCGCGCCCTACGGCCTCGGCACCTACGCGAGCCGTTCCACGCCGGTAGCCGGCGCCGCCGCCGCCCTCGCCGCCCGCAAGATCCGGGACAAGGCCCGGAAGCTCGCCGCCCATCTGCTCGAAGCCGCCGAGGAGGACCTGGTGTGGGAGCCGGGGAAGTTCTCGGTCAAGGGGGCGCCGAACCAATTCAAGACCATCCAGGAGATCGCGTTCGCCGCGTACACCAACCACCCGCAGGGGATGGAGGCGGGGCTGGAGGCGGTCAGCTATTACGATCCGCCGAACCTGACCTACCCGTTCGGCAGTTACATCTGCGTGGTGGACATCGACAAGGGGACGGGCGAGGTCAAGATCCGCCGGTTCGTGGCCGTGGACGACTGCGGCAACATCATCAACCCGATGATCGTCGAGGGCCAGATCCACGGGGGGCTCACCATGGGCTTCGCCCCCGCGCTCATGGAGGAGATTTCGTACGACGAGCTCGGCAACATCCAGGGCGGAAGCTTCATCGATTACCTGCTGCCCACCGCAGTGGAAACGCCCAAGTGGGAGACCGACAAGACGTGCACCCCGTCGCCCCACCATCCGCTGGGCGCCAAGGGCGTGGGCGAGTCGGCCACCGTCGGCGCGCCCGCGGCGATCGCCAACGCGGTGGTGGATGCGCTGTGGCACCTCGGCGTCCGCCACGTCGACATTCCGATCACGCCGGCCAAGGTCTGGAAGCTGCTGCGCGAGCACGGGGTGGCCGAATAGCGTGGCCGCCGACCTTCTGGCCCTCGCGGTCGAGCTGCGCCGGCGCGGAGAGCCGTTCGCGCTGGCGACCGTGGTCCGCTGCGAGCGGCCGACGTCCGCCAAGCCCGGCGCCAAAGCGATCGTCCATCGGGACGGCACCGTCTCCGGGTGGATCGGCGGCGCCTGCGCCGAGCCCACGGTCGTGCGGGAGGCCCTGGCGGCACTCCGGGACGGCCAGCCGCGCTTCATCAGCCTGGTCGGCGAGGGGGGCCGTAGCCCCGGCCGGACCGAGGGCGTGCTGGAGTACGCGATGACGTGCCACAGCGGCGGCACGCTGGAGATCTATGTGGAGC containing:
- a CDS encoding (2Fe-2S)-binding protein; the protein is MLVKVQINGEKHEADVEPRLLLVHLIRDVFRLTGTHIGCDTTHCGACTVLLDGRPVKSCTVFGIQAHNREIMTVEGLEQDGKLHPLQEGFMEEHGLQCGYCTPGMLMTSYAFLRKHPRSTEDEIRQAISGNLCRCTGYVNIVKAIQYAAAKLQNGGA
- a CDS encoding aerobic carbon-monoxide dehydrogenase large subunit is translated as MALRTSPAIGGMGHSVKRKEDPRFIRGKGTYVDDVQLPGMLYLDIVRTPFAHAKITKIDSSKALGVPGVLTVITGQDLAKYNLHWMPTLMSDTQMVLPVEKVMYQAQEVAAVLATSRYAAADGVDAVHVEYEPLPVVIDPRKALEPGAPVLRTDKKDKKDNHIWHWEWGDRAATDRAFREAEVTVKQDIYIPRIHVASIETCGCVAQFDKVNGKLTVWMTTQAPHAIRTVFALVAGHVGLAEHKIRIISPDIGGGFGGKVPVYPGYVIAVAASVLTGKPVKWIEDRMENLQADSFARDYHITAELAARKDGKLTALRIKTIADHGYTDAAANPSKFPAGLFHICTGSYDLQAAHVEVDGVYTNKPPGGIAYRCSFRVTEAVHTIERVADLMAHQLGMDAAEFRLKNFIKPDQFPYKSALGWEYDSGDYAAALRKAMDKIGYAELRREQAERRRRGELMGIGISSFTEIVGAGPSKHFDILGLKMFDSCEIRIHPTGKAIARFGTKSQGQGHETTYAQILAEELGIPVADIQVEEGDTDTAPYGLGTYASRSTPVAGAAAALAARKIRDKARKLAAHLLEAAEEDLVWEPGKFSVKGAPNQFKTIQEIAFAAYTNHPQGMEAGLEAVSYYDPPNLTYPFGSYICVVDIDKGTGEVKIRRFVAVDDCGNIINPMIVEGQIHGGLTMGFAPALMEEISYDELGNIQGGSFIDYLLPTAVETPKWETDKTCTPSPHHPLGAKGVGESATVGAPAAIANAVVDALWHLGVRHVDIPITPAKVWKLLREHGVAE
- a CDS encoding FAD binding domain-containing protein, with the protein product MTRARPGRPRKLTPEVQRQIGVVATARPRDVGRDGATWTLAELRDYLVGSGHVPSLSLESLRTTLRRWRLTVKTVPTGTTRKGTTMIPGAFDYHTPSSLAEAMRLLVRLGEEAKILSGGQSLIPLMKLRLARPRHLIDINGIPGLAYIRERDGVLEIGALTRESDLEESELIRTRYPLLYDTCRVIADPLVRNLATVGGNLAHGDPANDHPATMIAYGAEVAAVGSKGERRLPIAGFFTGPFTTALTGDEILTEIRVPIPPPRSGGAYLKLERKVGDFATAAVAVQVALSASGTCERAGIGLTNVGLTPIRADRAEALLAGKRLEEATIKQAAQLAAEQSQPSADLRGSVEYKRDLVRVLTARALRKALERANAGR